Proteins encoded by one window of Kribbella flavida DSM 17836:
- a CDS encoding TIGR03936 family radical SAM-associated protein: MAPVQAPPSQQLPAVQKLRVRFAKRGRLRFTSHRDFQRAFERAVRRAELPVAFSHGFSPHPKISYAGAAPTGAASEAEYLEISLTHQRDPDVVRAALDEALPTGLDVLEVVTATGGSLAEQLEASEWQIALPGVDPAAAASAVEAFLAREEILVERMTKRGLRSFDCRDAVLRLTVGSEPVPVATCAILQVVLRHGTPAVRPDDVLAGVLEVATLPVTGPALLTRLAQGPLIAASGTVDDPLARDRDANQATATGQAVDHETHPAEGAVAAPTVP, encoded by the coding sequence GTGGCACCTGTTCAAGCTCCGCCGTCCCAGCAGCTCCCCGCGGTCCAGAAGCTGCGGGTCCGCTTCGCCAAGCGCGGGCGGCTGCGGTTCACGTCGCACCGCGACTTCCAGCGCGCCTTCGAGCGGGCGGTCCGCCGCGCGGAGCTCCCGGTCGCGTTCTCGCACGGCTTCAGCCCGCACCCGAAGATCTCGTACGCCGGGGCCGCACCGACCGGGGCCGCCTCGGAGGCGGAGTACCTGGAGATTTCGCTCACACACCAGCGCGACCCCGATGTGGTCCGCGCAGCGCTCGACGAGGCGCTGCCGACCGGCCTGGACGTGCTCGAGGTGGTGACCGCGACCGGGGGTTCGCTCGCCGAGCAGTTGGAGGCCAGCGAGTGGCAGATCGCGCTCCCGGGCGTGGATCCGGCCGCCGCGGCGAGCGCCGTCGAGGCGTTCCTGGCGCGGGAGGAAATTCTGGTCGAGCGCATGACCAAACGAGGGCTTCGGTCGTTTGACTGTCGGGACGCCGTTCTCCGACTCACCGTCGGTAGTGAACCGGTGCCGGTTGCGACGTGTGCGATACTGCAAGTGGTGTTACGGCACGGAACCCCGGCCGTGAGACCCGACGACGTTCTCGCCGGCGTGCTCGAAGTAGCGACGCTTCCGGTGACGGGCCCGGCTCTGCTGACCAGGCTCGCCCAGGGCCCGCTCATCGCGGCCTCCGGCACAGTGGACGATCCGCTCGCTCGTGACCGCGACGCCAACCAGGCGACCGCGACCGGCCAGGCGGTCGACCACGAGACGCATCCAGCGGAGGGCGCCGTCGCCGCTCCGACTGTGCCCTGA
- a CDS encoding Rne/Rng family ribonuclease, whose amino-acid sequence MLDNEPNTTEAADVAATDQPARKAGARKTAAKKTAVKSSTPRKRTVKKAAASAAEPAEAAVVSTQSDAEAADPAPAPVKKTAARKTAAKAPAKKAAAKTAAKRTVKKTARKATGQDPLPEDTAAEATPETPADGGPVVEAAPEPAKKTTRRRTTKKSAAPQPDLLTPDSPLTDGPVADAEEDEDAQSEDTAAETDDTSSAGDDQASVTTSAPKSITTTGTSYVSLGGPSSSTPTAEETPEETPEAPTRRSRRRAPVAAPIFQAPVEVAPQAASTSPVEATPEAEAPRKRTRSRRGAAADAAPVADAQAADELTDGPGTAADTDEQPSTSRRRRSRRGRDAEEVAADRAEPVLEAARELSADDATVADVDVEAEADDSDGDEGGEGTRRRRRRRGGRRRRKSGEGAEDSADENDEDENDDEPADEAEADAEDTDQSEDDAEGSGSSSRRRRRRRRRKGEDAASAPDDPDEIVVRVREPRSKNTANEITAVEGSTRLEAKKQRRREGRAAGRRRAPIVTEAEFLARRESVERAMVIRARGDLTQIAVSEDNVLVEHYVAQEEQVSLIGNVYLGRVQNVLPSMEAAFIDIGKGRNAVLYAGEVDWNTLGGGNGPRKIESVLKSGQAVLVQVTKDPIGHKGARLTNQISLPGRYVVYVPRGGNGGISRKLPDTERSRLKGILKDIVPDEAGVIVRTAAEGATEEELTADVSRLQAYWEDIDKKSKSGQAPQLLHGEPDLLIRVVRDLFTEDFAKLVISGDDAFDQVSEYVSAVAPHLAERVAKWTGDGDVFANFRIDEQIKKALDRKVWLPSGGSLIIDRTEAMTVVDVNTGKFTGSGGNLEETVTKNNLEAAEEIVRQLRLRDIGGIIVIDFIDMVLESNRDLVLRRLVECLGRDRTKHQVAEVTSLGLVQMTRKRIGTGLLEAFGENCDHCGGRGLILHDEPKESRRRQDGRGGAEQKNGHDHKNGTGDGEGKKGSRRNRGKGRRDDEHTETPEPVQHNSDAAQRLAQIAAATVNGNAGNGHGTSEPATEPATEAPAAEDRGNGPADRTDGSAGSGAEAGADAGTGEATAEPTDAAEPNGSSRSSRRRRSSRSRSKSAGDEGGSAPDSGGEAPVELVSSGR is encoded by the coding sequence ATGCTCGACAACGAGCCGAACACGACTGAGGCGGCCGACGTGGCCGCCACCGACCAGCCGGCCCGCAAGGCCGGCGCGCGAAAGACCGCCGCCAAGAAGACGGCCGTCAAGAGCAGCACGCCGCGCAAGCGCACGGTCAAGAAGGCCGCCGCGTCCGCCGCGGAGCCGGCCGAGGCCGCCGTGGTGAGCACCCAGTCCGACGCCGAGGCCGCCGATCCGGCGCCCGCCCCGGTGAAGAAGACCGCCGCCCGCAAGACCGCGGCCAAGGCGCCGGCCAAGAAGGCGGCCGCCAAGACCGCGGCCAAGCGCACGGTGAAGAAGACCGCCCGGAAGGCGACCGGCCAGGACCCCCTGCCCGAGGACACCGCCGCCGAGGCCACCCCCGAGACCCCCGCCGACGGCGGCCCGGTCGTCGAGGCCGCGCCGGAACCGGCCAAGAAGACCACCCGCCGCCGCACCACCAAGAAGTCCGCGGCCCCCCAGCCCGACCTGCTCACCCCCGACTCCCCTCTGACCGACGGCCCGGTGGCGGACGCCGAAGAGGATGAGGACGCTCAGTCCGAGGACACCGCCGCCGAGACCGACGACACGTCCTCAGCCGGCGACGACCAGGCCTCCGTCACCACGAGTGCTCCGAAGTCGATCACCACCACCGGCACCTCGTACGTCTCCCTCGGCGGCCCGTCCTCCAGCACCCCCACCGCTGAAGAGACCCCCGAAGAGACCCCCGAGGCCCCGACCCGCCGCTCCCGCCGCCGCGCCCCGGTCGCCGCCCCGATCTTCCAGGCCCCGGTCGAGGTGGCCCCCCAGGCCGCCTCCACCAGCCCGGTCGAGGCCACGCCGGAGGCCGAGGCCCCGCGCAAGCGCACCCGCAGCCGCCGCGGTGCCGCCGCCGACGCCGCCCCGGTGGCCGACGCGCAGGCTGCCGACGAGCTGACCGACGGACCGGGCACCGCGGCGGACACCGACGAGCAGCCGAGCACCAGCCGGCGCCGCCGGAGCCGTCGTGGCCGCGACGCCGAGGAGGTCGCCGCCGACCGCGCCGAGCCGGTGCTGGAAGCAGCCCGTGAGCTGTCCGCCGACGACGCCACCGTGGCCGACGTCGACGTCGAGGCCGAGGCCGACGACTCCGACGGTGACGAGGGTGGCGAGGGCACCCGCCGCCGTCGCCGTCGCCGCGGTGGCCGTCGTCGCCGCAAGTCCGGCGAGGGCGCCGAGGACAGCGCCGACGAGAACGACGAGGACGAGAACGACGACGAGCCGGCCGACGAGGCCGAGGCCGACGCCGAGGACACCGACCAGTCCGAGGACGACGCCGAGGGCTCGGGCAGCTCGTCGCGCCGCCGGCGTCGCCGTCGCCGCCGCAAGGGCGAGGACGCCGCCTCCGCGCCGGACGACCCGGACGAGATCGTGGTCCGGGTCCGCGAGCCGCGCAGCAAGAACACCGCGAACGAGATCACCGCGGTCGAGGGCTCGACCCGGCTGGAGGCGAAGAAGCAGCGCCGCCGCGAGGGCCGCGCCGCCGGCCGCCGCCGCGCGCCGATCGTCACCGAGGCCGAGTTCCTGGCCCGGCGCGAGTCGGTCGAGCGGGCGATGGTGATCCGCGCCCGCGGCGACCTGACCCAGATCGCGGTGTCCGAGGACAACGTCCTGGTCGAGCACTACGTCGCCCAGGAGGAGCAGGTCTCGCTGATCGGCAACGTGTACCTCGGCCGGGTGCAGAACGTGCTGCCCAGCATGGAGGCCGCGTTCATCGACATCGGCAAGGGCCGCAACGCCGTGCTGTACGCCGGTGAGGTCGACTGGAACACCCTCGGCGGCGGCAACGGCCCGCGCAAGATCGAGTCGGTGCTGAAGTCGGGCCAGGCGGTCCTGGTCCAGGTGACCAAGGACCCGATCGGCCACAAGGGCGCCCGCCTGACCAACCAGATCAGCCTGCCCGGCCGGTACGTCGTGTACGTGCCGCGCGGCGGCAACGGCGGCATCAGCCGCAAGCTGCCCGACACCGAGCGGAGCCGGCTGAAGGGCATTCTCAAGGACATCGTTCCCGACGAGGCCGGCGTGATCGTGCGCACCGCGGCCGAGGGCGCGACCGAGGAGGAGCTGACCGCCGACGTCAGCCGCCTGCAGGCGTACTGGGAGGACATCGACAAGAAGTCGAAGTCCGGCCAGGCGCCGCAGCTGCTGCACGGTGAGCCGGACCTGCTGATCCGGGTCGTGCGCGACCTGTTCACCGAGGACTTCGCCAAGCTGGTCATCTCCGGCGACGACGCCTTCGACCAGGTCAGCGAGTACGTCTCGGCGGTCGCGCCGCACCTGGCCGAGCGGGTCGCGAAGTGGACCGGCGACGGCGACGTGTTCGCGAACTTCCGGATCGACGAGCAGATCAAGAAGGCGCTGGACCGCAAGGTCTGGCTGCCCTCGGGCGGTTCGCTGATCATCGACCGGACCGAGGCGATGACGGTCGTTGACGTGAACACCGGCAAGTTCACCGGTTCCGGCGGCAACCTCGAGGAGACCGTCACCAAGAACAACCTGGAGGCGGCCGAGGAGATCGTCCGCCAGCTGCGGCTGCGCGACATCGGCGGCATCATCGTGATCGACTTCATCGACATGGTGCTGGAGTCGAACCGCGACCTGGTCCTGCGCCGGCTGGTCGAGTGCCTGGGCCGGGACCGGACCAAGCACCAGGTCGCCGAGGTGACTTCGCTGGGCCTGGTCCAGATGACCCGCAAGCGGATCGGCACCGGGCTGCTCGAGGCGTTCGGCGAGAACTGCGACCACTGCGGTGGCCGCGGCCTGATCCTGCACGACGAGCCGAAGGAGTCCCGCCGCCGGCAGGACGGCCGCGGTGGCGCGGAGCAGAAGAACGGCCACGACCACAAGAACGGTACCGGGGACGGCGAGGGCAAGAAGGGCTCCCGCCGCAACCGTGGCAAGGGCCGCCGCGACGACGAGCACACCGAGACGCCGGAGCCGGTCCAGCACAACAGCGACGCCGCTCAGCGCCTGGCGCAGATCGCCGCCGCGACGGTCAACGGCAACGCCGGCAACGGGCACGGTACGTCCGAGCCCGCCACCGAGCCCGCCACCGAGGCTCCGGCCGCCGAGGACCGCGGCAACGGCCCGGCCGACCGGACCGATGGTTCGGCCGGATCCGGCGCGGAGGCCGGCGCTGACGCCGGGACCGGCGAGGCGACGGCCGAGCCGACCGACGCCGCCGAGCCGAACGGGTCCTCCCGCAGCAGCCGCCGCCGGCGGAGCAGCCGGAGCCGGTCGAAGTCCGCCGGCGACGAGGGCGGTTCGGCGCCGGACAGCGGTGGCGAGGCGCCGGTGGAGCTGGTGTCCAGTGGCCGCTGA
- the rplU gene encoding 50S ribosomal protein L21 has protein sequence MYAIVRSGGTQQKVAVGDVIEIDSLTDQVGDTVSLSAVLVVDGDTVTTDAAALSKVAVSAEVLGRTKGPKIHILKYKNKTGYRKRQGHRQHYTQVKVTAIDAKKK, from the coding sequence GTGTACGCGATCGTGCGCAGTGGCGGCACCCAGCAGAAGGTCGCCGTCGGCGATGTCATCGAGATCGACAGCCTGACGGACCAGGTCGGCGACACGGTGTCGCTGTCCGCAGTCCTCGTCGTCGATGGCGACACCGTGACGACCGATGCCGCCGCTTTGTCCAAGGTGGCCGTGTCGGCCGAGGTCCTCGGCCGTACCAAGGGCCCGAAGATCCACATCCTCAAGTACAAGAACAAGACCGGTTACCGTAAGCGCCAGGGGCACCGTCAGCACTACACCCAGGTCAAGGTCACCGCGATCGACGCGAAGAAGAAGTGA
- the rpmA gene encoding 50S ribosomal protein L27, producing MAHKKGAASTRNGRDSNAQRLGVKRFGGQLVNAGEIIVRQRGTHFHPGTLVGRGGDDTLFALAEGRVEFGTRRGRRVVNIVPAPAE from the coding sequence ATGGCACACAAAAAGGGAGCAGCGTCGACCCGTAACGGTCGCGACTCCAACGCGCAGCGGCTCGGCGTGAAGCGGTTCGGCGGTCAGCTGGTCAACGCCGGCGAGATCATCGTCCGTCAGCGCGGCACCCACTTCCACCCGGGCACGCTGGTCGGCCGCGGTGGCGACGACACGCTGTTCGCGCTGGCCGAGGGCCGGGTGGAGTTCGGCACCCGTCGCGGTCGCCGCGTCGTCAACATCGTCCCGGCCCCGGCGGAGTAA
- the obgE gene encoding GTPase ObgE, with amino-acid sequence MAIPSFVDRVTVHVTGGNGGNGCASVHREKFKPLGGPDGGNGGDGGSVILRVDPDLTTLVDYHRSGHRSATNGAQGKGDHQAGSKGADVILPVPDGTVISTPEGEILADLVGPGAEFVAAQGGKGGLGNAALASSARKAPGFALLGEDGEQRTIVLELKVVADIGLVGFPSAGKSSLVASISRARPKIADYPFTTLIPNLGVVVAGDTTFTVADVPGLIEGASEGRGLGHDFLRHVERCAALVHVIDCATYEPGRDPVSDLDTIEAELKAHGGLEDRPRLVALNKVDVPDAREIAEMVTAELEQRGLRVFSISTASHEGLEALKYAMAELVTARRAEQEKPDTTRIVIRPQATGGPEFKVRQTPEGSWLVQGEKPERWVRQTDFANAEATGYLADRLNRLGVEKALLERGAVEGDEVIIGDGPNAVVFDFAPEVQAGAEILARRGEDHRLEEPRPAVQRRKAKDSEYHAVRSGELSPSGDLSEYGQGWVDDEVDLSPAEAKAAAKAAEKLARKEAREQTAGQGPDQNG; translated from the coding sequence ATGGCGATCCCCAGCTTCGTCGATCGCGTCACCGTGCACGTCACCGGTGGCAACGGCGGAAACGGCTGCGCCTCGGTGCACCGGGAGAAGTTCAAGCCGCTCGGCGGCCCGGACGGCGGCAACGGCGGTGACGGCGGCAGCGTGATCCTGCGCGTCGACCCCGACCTGACCACGCTGGTCGACTACCACCGCTCCGGCCACCGCTCCGCGACGAACGGTGCCCAGGGCAAGGGTGATCACCAGGCCGGCAGCAAGGGCGCCGACGTGATCCTGCCGGTCCCGGACGGCACCGTGATCAGTACGCCGGAGGGCGAGATCCTGGCCGACCTGGTCGGCCCGGGCGCGGAGTTCGTCGCGGCGCAGGGCGGCAAGGGCGGTCTCGGCAACGCGGCGCTGGCCAGCTCGGCCCGCAAGGCGCCCGGCTTCGCCCTGCTCGGTGAGGACGGCGAGCAACGCACGATCGTTCTCGAGCTCAAGGTGGTCGCCGACATCGGCCTGGTCGGCTTCCCGAGCGCGGGCAAGTCGTCGCTGGTGGCGTCGATCAGCCGGGCCCGGCCCAAGATCGCCGACTACCCGTTCACCACGCTGATCCCGAACCTCGGCGTCGTCGTCGCCGGTGACACCACGTTCACCGTCGCCGACGTGCCGGGCCTGATCGAGGGCGCCAGCGAGGGCCGCGGGCTCGGCCACGACTTCCTGCGGCACGTCGAGCGCTGCGCCGCGCTGGTGCACGTGATCGACTGCGCGACGTACGAGCCGGGCCGCGACCCGGTCAGCGACCTCGACACGATCGAGGCCGAGCTGAAGGCGCACGGCGGCCTGGAGGACCGGCCGCGGCTGGTCGCGCTGAACAAGGTCGACGTACCGGACGCCCGCGAGATCGCGGAGATGGTGACCGCCGAGCTGGAGCAGCGCGGGCTGCGGGTGTTCTCGATCTCGACCGCCAGCCACGAAGGGCTGGAGGCGCTCAAGTACGCGATGGCCGAGCTGGTCACCGCGCGGCGCGCCGAGCAGGAGAAGCCGGACACCACGCGCATCGTCATCCGCCCGCAGGCGACCGGCGGACCGGAGTTCAAGGTCCGCCAGACCCCCGAGGGCAGCTGGCTGGTGCAGGGCGAGAAGCCCGAGCGCTGGGTCCGGCAGACCGACTTCGCGAACGCCGAGGCGACCGGGTACCTGGCCGACCGGCTGAACCGGCTGGGCGTCGAGAAGGCACTGCTGGAACGTGGCGCGGTCGAGGGCGACGAGGTGATCATCGGCGACGGCCCGAACGCGGTCGTCTTCGACTTCGCGCCGGAGGTCCAGGCCGGTGCGGAGATCCTGGCCCGGCGCGGTGAGGACCACCGGCTGGAGGAGCCGCGCCCGGCGGTGCAGCGGCGCAAGGCGAAGGACAGCGAGTACCACGCCGTCCGGTCCGGCGAGCTGAGTCCCTCCGGCGACCTGTCGGAGTACGGTCAGGGTTGGGTCGACGACGAGGTGGACCTGTCGCCGGCCGAGGCGAAGGCGGCAGCGAAGGCCGCGGAGAAGCTGGCGCGCAAAGAGGCGCGCGAGCAGACCGCGGGACAGGGACCCGATCAGAACGGGTGA
- the proB gene encoding glutamate 5-kinase, giving the protein MKSRAEVVKATRIVVKVGSSSLTQRGRIDLDRLRLLVDALAARRVDGTEVVLVSSGAIAAGLAPMGLRSRPRDLATQQAAASVGQSLLMARYGEAFAAHGLRVGQVLLTVDDVTRRSHYRNAYRTFARLLELGVVPIVNENDTVATTEIRFGDNDRLAALTSHLVHTDLLVLLSDVDGLYDGDPRKPGTTMLTDVRGPADLEPLQIGRTGSSGVGTGGMQTKVEAAGIATAAGIPVVLTSAGRVGEALRGEPVGTLFHPTGRRRKTRLLWLEHATSGQGRLQLDEGAVRAVTERRTSLLPAGISGVEGTFSAGDPVDLVSPAGTVVARGLVNYDAAELPGLLGRSTRELARELGAAYEREVVHRDDLVLL; this is encoded by the coding sequence ATGAAGTCACGCGCGGAGGTCGTCAAGGCCACGCGGATCGTCGTGAAGGTCGGGTCGTCGTCACTGACCCAGCGGGGCCGGATCGACCTCGACCGGCTCCGGCTGCTCGTGGACGCGCTCGCCGCCCGGCGCGTCGACGGCACCGAGGTGGTGCTGGTGTCGTCCGGTGCGATCGCAGCCGGCCTGGCGCCGATGGGACTGCGCTCGCGGCCGCGTGACCTGGCCACCCAGCAGGCGGCCGCGTCGGTCGGGCAGAGCCTGCTGATGGCCCGCTACGGCGAAGCCTTCGCCGCGCACGGCCTCCGGGTCGGCCAGGTGCTGCTGACCGTCGACGACGTGACCCGGCGCAGCCACTACCGCAACGCGTACCGCACGTTCGCGCGCCTGCTGGAACTCGGCGTGGTGCCGATCGTCAACGAGAACGACACAGTCGCCACCACCGAGATCCGGTTCGGCGACAACGACCGGCTCGCCGCACTGACCAGCCACCTGGTGCACACCGACCTGCTGGTCCTGCTCTCCGACGTCGACGGCCTGTACGACGGTGACCCGCGCAAACCCGGAACGACGATGCTGACGGACGTCCGCGGCCCGGCCGACCTGGAGCCGCTGCAGATCGGCCGGACCGGGTCCTCCGGCGTCGGCACCGGCGGGATGCAGACGAAGGTCGAAGCAGCCGGAATCGCCACCGCAGCAGGGATTCCGGTCGTCCTGACGTCGGCGGGCCGGGTCGGCGAAGCCCTGCGCGGTGAACCGGTCGGCACGCTGTTCCACCCGACCGGACGCCGCCGCAAGACCCGCCTGCTGTGGCTGGAACACGCCACCTCGGGGCAGGGCCGGCTCCAGCTCGACGAAGGCGCCGTCCGCGCGGTCACCGAACGCCGTACGTCCTTGCTGCCGGCTGGGATCAGCGGGGTCGAGGGCACGTTCTCGGCCGGCGACCCGGTCGACCTGGTCTCCCCGGCCGGCACCGTCGTCGCCCGCGGCCTGGTCAACTACGACGCCGCTGAACTCCCCGGACTGCTCGGGCGCTCGACCCGGGAGCTCGCGCGGGAGCTCGGCGCGGCGTACGAGCGCGAAGTGGTCCATCGGGATGATCTGGTGCTGCTGTGA
- a CDS encoding glutamate-5-semialdehyde dehydrogenase, whose translation MSEIIELCRRAREASYALAAASRATKDAALHAMAAALRANADRIVTANAHDVTAAREAGTPESTVDRLALDRGRVDAMAAGLEQLAGLVDPVGEVVRGYTLPNGLELRQVRVPFGVVGIIYEARPNVTADAAGICLKSGNAVLLRGSSSAASSNAEIVAVLRDAVVEAGLPADVIQGVPGDRAAVKELMQARGLVDVLIPRGGAGLIRTVVSESTVPVIETGVGNCHVYVDADADLDLALTILLNSKTQRPSVCNAAESLLVHATVADEFLAAALPALADAGVTVHGDDKVVALGKDVVPATDEDHAAEYNSLDLSAAVVDSLDGAVEHIRKYSSGHTDAIITRSQAASRRFVQAVDSAAVVVNASTRFTDGGEYGFGAEIGISTQKLHARGPMGLPEMTSTKYVVIGEGQIRT comes from the coding sequence GTGAGTGAAATCATCGAGCTGTGCCGCCGGGCCCGCGAAGCGTCGTACGCGCTGGCCGCGGCGTCCCGTGCCACCAAGGACGCGGCCCTGCACGCGATGGCGGCGGCCCTGCGGGCGAACGCCGACCGGATCGTCACGGCCAACGCCCACGACGTCACCGCCGCCCGCGAGGCCGGTACGCCGGAGTCGACGGTCGACCGCCTCGCCCTGGATCGGGGCCGGGTGGACGCGATGGCCGCGGGGCTGGAGCAGCTCGCCGGCCTGGTGGACCCGGTCGGCGAGGTCGTCCGCGGCTACACCCTGCCGAACGGGCTGGAGCTGCGGCAGGTCCGGGTGCCGTTCGGCGTCGTCGGCATCATCTACGAGGCCCGCCCGAACGTGACCGCCGACGCCGCCGGGATCTGCCTGAAGTCGGGCAACGCCGTCCTGCTGCGCGGCTCGTCCTCGGCCGCCTCCTCCAACGCGGAGATCGTCGCCGTGCTGCGGGACGCGGTCGTCGAGGCCGGCCTGCCCGCGGATGTGATCCAGGGCGTGCCGGGCGACCGGGCCGCGGTCAAGGAGCTCATGCAGGCCCGCGGGCTGGTCGACGTGCTGATCCCGCGCGGCGGCGCCGGCCTGATCCGGACCGTCGTCTCGGAGTCGACGGTGCCGGTGATCGAGACCGGCGTCGGCAACTGCCACGTGTACGTCGACGCCGACGCGGACCTCGATCTCGCGCTGACCATCCTGCTGAACTCGAAGACCCAGCGGCCGAGCGTCTGCAACGCGGCCGAGTCGCTGCTCGTGCACGCGACGGTGGCCGACGAGTTCCTCGCCGCCGCGCTGCCCGCGCTGGCCGACGCGGGCGTCACGGTCCACGGCGACGACAAGGTTGTTGCGCTCGGCAAGGACGTGGTGCCGGCGACGGACGAGGACCACGCCGCGGAGTACAACTCGCTCGACCTGTCCGCGGCCGTCGTCGACTCGCTGGACGGCGCCGTCGAGCACATCCGCAAGTACAGCTCCGGCCACACCGACGCGATCATCACCCGGTCACAAGCGGCCTCGCGGCGGTTCGTGCAGGCGGTCGACTCGGCGGCCGTGGTGGTGAATGCGAGCACCCGCTTCACCGACGGCGGCGAGTACGGCTTCGGCGCCGAGATCGGCATCTCCACCCAGAAGCTGCACGCCCGCGGTCCGATGGGCCTGCCGGAGATGACGTCCACGAAGTACGTCGTCATCGGCGAGGGCCAGATCAGGACCTGA
- a CDS encoding winged helix-turn-helix transcriptional regulator — protein sequence MRRSSFSPEPDCAIAQSLAVVGDGWELLIVRDLARGLDRFDLLAESLRISRKVLTERLGGLMDSGVVERTAYQERPTRYAYQLTARGRALLPVLVALQDWGDRWVLGDGQLTGTNAESEPTAHRLHELVGAAVPAGLLLPATGGDGPPESVDVVDGQAKATVLFGYPATGRPTPLPAGWSEIAGAHGCTLENRLFAERYDEFRAGGIAVHGVSTQRPEEQAAFAEAEKIPHVLLSDVELQLAAALRLPTFRAGGVGRLKRFVLVVGADRVVRAVRYPVTDLADAVNWAFTTASDQAGGGAERRG from the coding sequence ATGCGGCGCAGCAGTTTCTCGCCGGAACCGGACTGCGCGATCGCCCAGTCCCTCGCGGTCGTCGGGGACGGGTGGGAACTGCTGATCGTGCGGGATCTCGCCCGGGGTCTCGATCGGTTCGACCTGTTGGCGGAGTCGCTGCGGATCTCACGCAAGGTGCTCACCGAGCGGCTGGGCGGTCTGATGGACAGCGGCGTCGTCGAGCGAACGGCGTACCAGGAGCGGCCTACTCGGTACGCGTACCAGCTGACGGCGCGCGGGCGTGCGTTGCTGCCGGTGCTGGTCGCGCTGCAGGACTGGGGAGATCGCTGGGTTCTGGGCGACGGGCAGTTGACCGGGACCAACGCCGAGTCGGAGCCCACGGCCCATCGGCTGCACGAGCTCGTCGGCGCGGCCGTTCCGGCGGGATTGTTGCTACCTGCAACCGGCGGGGATGGCCCGCCGGAGTCCGTCGATGTGGTCGACGGGCAGGCGAAGGCGACGGTGCTCTTCGGGTATCCGGCGACAGGGCGGCCGACTCCGTTGCCTGCAGGCTGGAGTGAGATCGCGGGCGCGCACGGGTGCACGTTGGAGAACAGGCTGTTCGCGGAGCGGTACGACGAGTTCCGGGCGGGCGGGATCGCGGTGCACGGGGTGAGCACGCAGCGGCCGGAGGAGCAGGCGGCGTTTGCGGAGGCCGAAAAGATTCCGCACGTGCTGCTGTCGGACGTGGAGCTGCAACTGGCGGCGGCGCTGCGGCTGCCGACGTTCCGCGCCGGCGGGGTTGGGCGGCTCAAGCGATTTGTCCTGGTGGTCGGCGCCGACCGGGTCGTTCGCGCGGTGCGCTATCCGGTGACGGACCTCGCCGACGCCGTCAACTGGGCGTTCACCACCGCATCGGATCAGGCCGGTGGAGGCGCGGAGCGGCGTGGTTGA